A genomic stretch from Chitinophagaceae bacterium includes:
- a CDS encoding 2-phosphosulfolactate phosphatase, giving the protein MKKPSLECCLTPSLSELTDFKNKNVVVIDVFRATSTISAILNNGADAVIPVKDLEDCKKISGENILYAAERNGQKPPGFEFGNSPFDYPENIVNGKTVVLTTTNGTKAVEISKKNAKNIITGSFTNFSTVVKWLSNNKSDTILFCAGWKGQFSLEDTLFAGAVAEKLQTDFILEGDSITGAKSMYTEAKKVGLLDYAKQAAHFKRLQHLGIQRDMEHCLTFDIYNVLPIYTDGKLIASETGF; this is encoded by the coding sequence ATGAAAAAACCATCACTGGAATGTTGTCTGACACCTTCCCTTTCTGAACTTACCGATTTTAAAAATAAAAATGTAGTTGTGATTGATGTATTCAGAGCAACTTCAACTATTTCTGCAATACTAAATAATGGAGCAGATGCAGTTATCCCGGTTAAAGATTTAGAAGACTGCAAAAAAATTAGTGGTGAAAACATTCTTTATGCTGCTGAAAGAAACGGGCAAAAACCTCCCGGCTTTGAATTCGGAAACTCCCCTTTTGATTATCCCGAAAATATTGTCAACGGAAAAACTGTAGTGCTCACTACAACTAACGGTACTAAAGCCGTTGAAATATCCAAAAAAAATGCGAAGAATATAATCACGGGCTCTTTTACTAATTTTTCTACCGTTGTAAAATGGCTAAGTAATAACAAATCAGACACTATACTTTTTTGCGCCGGATGGAAAGGACAATTCAGCCTCGAAGACACCTTGTTTGCCGGAGCTGTAGCAGAAAAACTACAAACCGATTTTATTCTCGAAGGAGATAGCATTACAGGTGCAAAGTCCATGTATACTGAAGCTAAAAAAGTAGGTTTATTAGATTATGCAAAGCAAGCAGCTCACTTCAAAAGGTTACAACACTTAGGTATACAAAGAGATATGGAACATTGCCTGACTTTTGATATTTACAATGTATTACCTATCTATACAGATGGAAAGCTAATTGCTTCTGAAACCGGATTTTAG